From a single Nicotiana tabacum cultivar K326 chromosome 8, ASM71507v2, whole genome shotgun sequence genomic region:
- the LOC107815638 gene encoding uncharacterized protein LOC107815638 has product MAEKLAPEKRHSFVHNGQKVFEWDQTLEELNIYITLPENVPKKLFYCKVESKHLEVGIKGNPPYLNHDLLNPVKTDCSFWTLEDDTMHVTLQKRDIGQTWSSPIMGEGQLDPLASDLEQKRLMLQRFQEENPGFDFSQAQFSGNCPDPRTFMGGIRST; this is encoded by the exons ATGGCTGAAAAATTGGCCCCCGAAAAACGTCACAGCTTCGTCCACAACG GCCAGAAGGTGTTCGAGTGGGACCAAACCCTTGAAGAATTGAACATTTACATAACTCTTCCTGAAAATGTTCCTAAGAAGTTATTTTACTGCAAGGTTGAATCCAAGCATTTGGAAGTTGGGATCAAAGGCAACCCTCCTTATCTTAAT CACGATCTTCTGAACCCAGTTAAGACCGATTGTTCCTTCTGGACTCTAG AGGATGATACAATGCATGTAACTTTGCAGAAGAGGGATATAGGCCAGACATGGTCTTCTCCCATAATGGGTGAAGGGCAATTGGATCCTTTAGCCAGTGATCTTGAACAGAAGAGGCTTATGCTCCAAAGGTTCCAAGAAGAG AATCCAGGTTTTGACTTCTCACAGGCACAATTCTCCGGTAATTGCCCTGATCCAAGGACCTTCATGGGGGGAATCCGCTCAACTTGA